In Callospermophilus lateralis isolate mCalLat2 chromosome 10, mCalLat2.hap1, whole genome shotgun sequence, a single genomic region encodes these proteins:
- the LOC143408815 gene encoding transmembrane protein 45A-like, producing the protein MNGSEDKIGPKHSEVIGDFPGHALPGVFFFVLGLWWSTKSILKYVCKKHKQTCYLGSKALFQRLEFLEGIAVVTMALIGIIGLQFFAGGPHLIIHNESPWERVLRLQHLTLYFFFGLMGVASILCSTVSSFPVSLIKLMMSNAFFVESFIFYNHTHGREMLDIFVHQLLVLVSFLTGLMAFIEFLTQKNILLELLRSSFVLLQGSWFWQIGFVLFPPGGRTAWDLLDHDNIMLLSVGFCWLYALAFIVIGANYAFITWLVKSRLKKQCPSEVGLLKNVEQEQESEEEM; encoded by the exons GTCATCGGGGATTTCCCAGGTCATGCCCTCCCTGGAGTCTTCTTCTTTGTCCTCGGTCTTTGGTGGAGTACAAAGAGTATTTTGAAGTATGTCTGCAAAAAACATAAGCAGACCTGCTACCTTGGATCCAAAGCATTATTCCAGCGATTAGAATTTTTGGAGGGAATTGCAGTAGTTACCATGGCATTGATTG GTATAATTGGTCTACAGTTTTTTGCTGGAGGGCCCCACCTGATCATACACAACGAAAGCCCATGGGAACGAGTGCTGCGTTTGCAACACTTGACCCTATATTTCTTCTTTGGACTGATGGGTGTGGCCAGCATCTTATGTTCCACCGTCAGTTCATTTCCAGTCTCCTTAATCAAGTTAATGATGTCAAATGCCTTCTTTGTGGAGT CTTTTATCTTCTACAACCACACTCATGGCCGGGAAATGCTGGACATCTTTGTGCACCAGCTGCTGGTCCTCGTCAGCTTTTTGACAGGCCTGATGGCCTTCATCGAGTTCCTCACACAGAAAAATATACTTCTGGAACTCCTGCGGTCAAGCTTCGTCCTGCTCCAGGGGAGCTGGTTCTGGCAG aTTGGTTTTGTCCTCTTTCCCCCTGGTGGACGTACTGCATGGGATCTGCTAGATCATGACAACATCATGCTTCTCTCTGTAGGCTTTTGTTGGCTTTACGCATTGGCTTTCATTGTCATTGGAGCAAATTATGCTTTTATCACCTG GTTGGTGAAATCTAGACTTAAAAAACAGTGTCCTTCAGAAGTTGGACTCCTAAAAAATGTTGAACAAGAACAAGAATCAGAAGAGGAGATGTGA